The DNA segment GCTCAACGCGCCCAGATGCCGCTCCAGATTGTCGCCGCCGCTGGGACCGGCATGGACGGGCATGCCGGACGGCTTGTCGATGATCAGCATCAGCCCGTCACGGTGCAGCAGGCGGGCTTCCAGTTCGGCGGGGGTCACGGGCAATGTCCAGGGGTGGGGAAGGTCCGACCCATATAGCCGACCCGGCCCTGCCAGGGAACCGCCGTGCCGGACCCTTGCATTCCGTCCGCGCCTACGCCTCAATCGCGGCAGCACCGGGCAGATCGGCGGACCAGCATGCAACCCCTTCCAGGCGCAGCCCCGGTCGTGCTGCGCATGCGCAAACATCTGGCCGGCGTGCACCTGCCCCGTCCGGACTGGCCGCCCGGAACCCGACCGGCGCCCTTCAACCCGCTGGCCCACCCGCCGGCCGCCCACCGGCTGCTGGCCCAGGCCTACGAGGTGGGCGGCGGATCGGTGGCGGGTTTCGCGGGCTGGTGGAAAAGCGTGCGCACCGACAATGAATACGACCCGACCCTGTGCTTCGTCGCGGTGGCGCAGGACAGCGGGCGGATGCTGGGTTTCGCCCAGTGCTGGACCAGCGACTGGATCAAGGATTTCGTCATCTCCCCCGATTTCCGCCGCCGCGGGCTGGGCCGCGCCCTGCTGCTGCATGTGTTCCACGCCTTCCAGCGCCGCGGCGCGCGGGAGGTGGCGCTGGGCGTCCATGCCGACAACCCCTCGGGCGCCGTCCGCCTCTATCGCTCCCTCGGCATGGAGGTGGCGGAGGTTCGCCTGCCGCCGGCCTGAGCGTAAGGGAACCACGCCCCGCCTGCACCGGTTGCGGCCGTGATCCAGGAAAGGAGCCGGCGGATGCGCATCCACCATCTGAACTGCGGGACCATGTGCCCCTGGGGGGCGCGGCTGATGGATGGCCGGGACCGGGGGCCGGGACCGGCCCGGGTTGTCTGCCACGTGCTGCTGATCGAGACGGACCGGCACGGGCTGGTGCTGGTGGATACCGGGCTGGGCCAGCGCGATGTGCGCGATCCCACGCGCATCAGCCCGCTGTTCCGCGCCCTGAACCGGCCCCAGCTACGGCTGGAGGATACGGCGACGTGGCAGGTGCGGCGGCTGGGCTTCGACCCGCGCGACGTCCGCCATATCGTGCTGACCCATCTGGATTTCGACCATGCCGGCGGGCTGGAGGATTTCCCGCAGGCCACGATCCATGTGCTGGGGGCGGAGTTCGACGCCGCCGCCAAGGCCGTCATCGACCCCCGCGCCGGCCTGATCGCCCGCCACCGCTACCGCCTGCCGCAATGGGACGATTCCCTGCGCTGGCGCACCTATGAGCCGGTGGGCGAGGG comes from the Indioceanicola profundi genome and includes:
- a CDS encoding GNAT family N-acetyltransferase encodes the protein MQPLPGAAPVVLRMRKHLAGVHLPRPDWPPGTRPAPFNPLAHPPAAHRLLAQAYEVGGGSVAGFAGWWKSVRTDNEYDPTLCFVAVAQDSGRMLGFAQCWTSDWIKDFVISPDFRRRGLGRALLLHVFHAFQRRGAREVALGVHADNPSGAVRLYRSLGMEVAEVRLPPA
- a CDS encoding MBL fold metallo-hydrolase, which produces MRIHHLNCGTMCPWGARLMDGRDRGPGPARVVCHVLLIETDRHGLVLVDTGLGQRDVRDPTRISPLFRALNRPQLRLEDTATWQVRRLGFDPRDVRHIVLTHLDFDHAGGLEDFPQATIHVLGAEFDAAAKAVIDPRAGLIARHRYRLPQWDDSLRWRTYEPVGEGWFGFQSVRDLDGLPPEILFVPLAGHTHGHSGVAVKVEDGWMLHAGDAYFHEAEMDSHAPDCPPGLRFYQTMMEVDRRSRLANQHRLRGLAREFSHEVLVFCAHDAHELEVLQRCRNGGARIGMAADMLATDRPRAAAYA